The segment CAGGATCGCTTGGATCTGGACTGATATCAATGTCCTTACTGAAATCTACTTCGCATTTTGGAACGTCTACTTGGATATAGCCTCCAGCTTCGAAGTGCAAGGTTTCTCCTGGGGGGAGCCTTACGATGAATGCCTTGATAAAAGTAGCCACGTTGTAGTTGGACACAACTTCACATTCCCATTTTTTGATTCCAAAGATTTCTTCAGGAATTTCGATGGTCATGTCGTTCTTTACTTTCACTTGACAAGCCAATCTTACATGCTCTTTTTGCTCAGTACGGCTCAGGTGACCTACCTCTGTTGGGAGTACGTCTCCACCGCCTTCGATCACTTTGCACTTGCACATGGCGCAAGTACCACCACCGCCGCAGGCAGATGGCAAGAATATTTTTTGACCAGAAAGAGTTGACAAAAGTGTAGAACCCGCTGAGGTAACTACTGGGTTAGACGTGTCACCATTGATGGTGATGTTTACATCGCCCGATTGCACGAGTTTGGACTGTGCAAAAAGTAGAACGAAAACCAATAGTAAAATCACTAATGTGAAGGCTACTATCGAAGTAAATATGATAAAGGACATTTTGTATTAATTAAATTTTCTGTCTCAATTTTTATTGCACAAATATAAATGAATTAATGACGAATAATTGTCAGTTAAAACCTAAAAGTCAGTAGTGAGAAGAGATTATTGGAGGAATATTTTTTGATTGAAACACAAATCATTATGTGTAGATTGTAAAATGTTGAATAGTACTGTTTTTTTGTCACAAAAAGTGATTTCTCCAGTTGTCCGACAGAACCTTGCATCTGGCGACTTACTCGATGAGGTCAAAGCATTTGATGGTAGCTATTAGTCGTGACTGGACTGAAGTAAAAGGATCTCAAATCTACTTTATAATGTCACTCCAAATTTCTCTCCCAATTCCTTCAAATCAGCAATGACTGGTGCTAATAAGGGTATGCCGTTGATTCTGCGATCTGCTTCCATTTCGCGCTCATAGTCACCAGGAATCTGTACCGGGTTATCAGTATCTATAGGTGCCGTTTTTCGGAACCGCTCTACCCAAGTATCCATGTTGCGGAGGAAGTCCTCCTTGGGTCTGAAGGCATCCACTCTCATCGCCCCAAAGAAATGCCCGAGTCCTTCACCAACAGGATCAGCTACTGGATCCATAAAACTCACAAACGGAGGTGCCCAAGGGCCGTAATTCGCTCCTGACAGCACTGCTGAAAATATATCTACGATTGAGCCGAGTATGTAGCCCTTGTGCGAGGCATGCTCTCTGTCTCCGCCTAGTGGGAGCAAAGCACCACCTTCTTTTACACCGTGAGCATTGGTGGTCGGATTTCCGTCTGCATCCTGTACCCAACCTAGTGGTGTGTCCAGATTCTTGCGCTGGAGAATTTCCAGTTTGCCATTGGCAGCTGTAGTAGTTGCCATATCTGCCACGAAGGGCGTTTGATGCAGGGTAGGGATGGCTACTGAGATCGGGTTGGTTCCCAACATTCTTTCCTTCCCAAAAGTCGGTGCGACCAGCGGACTGGCGTTGGTCATGGAGATGCCGATCATGTCTTCTTCCAGAGCCATCATCGAGTGATAGCCCGCTATTCCGTAGTGGTTGGAGTTTTTGACGCTGACCCAGCCGCTGCCTACTTGCTTGGCCTTGTCGATCGCGATCTTCATCGCAATGGGTGCTGAGATCAGACCCAAGGCAGCATCCGCATCTACTGTCGCGGTGGACGGTGTCTCATGCACGATCCGGATGTTGGGCTTGGCGTTGATTCGGTTGACTTCCCACAAGCGTACGTACCCTTTGAGTCTGGCGATTCCGTGAGAATCGACCCCTCTCAGGTCTGCGCTGATAAGTACGTCTGAGGCTTTTTTTGCCAAGTCTTCCTCATGTCCGATGGCGATAAATATCTGAGTAGCGAACTGGTGTAATTGCTCGTAAGTGTACATGTTATGCTTTGTTTTTGTCTGGCAGACCGTGGTACAATACGCCTTCTTTCAAGGCAAAAGGAGAGATTTTTACTTCGTCGAAGTGGCAACTGTTCATGACGTATTGGGTGACAATCGATGCACCTACGATCATGTCCACTCGCATACTAATCATACCTGGGATAGCCAATCTTTCATCTCTTGTTTTGGAGACCAGTGCTTTATTGATGGTCTGTAATTCTGATTTTAGCAGGATAGGGTCATCCATGATGTTTTCAGGATGAATGGCTGTGTGCATATCCCAAAAGGTATCAAACGAACCCGAAGAACCAATCAGGTATTTGGCACCATACTCTTTCGTTTTGGCGACCATCTCTACCAGAGTTTCATCCAAAAAGGATTGCAAAGCCGTGATTTCTGAATTTTGAATTGGGTCTGATTGATGAAACTGGTCGATGATGCGTTGTCCTCCGATCTCATAGCTCTGGAGCCATTTGATTTCGTCGGCATCCGCCAAAATAAATTCAATGCTGCCACCACCTATGTCCATGATCAGGGCAGTTTCTTGGATGTCAATGAATTCCTTCACTCCCTGATAGATGAGAAAGGCCTCTTCTTCTCCTGTCAATACGTTGACATTGATTCCCGTTGTTTCTTTGATTGCCTCGATGAATTCTTGTTTGTTTTCTGCATTTCGTACTGCAGAGGTGGCAGTGGCGATGGTTTCATCTACTTGATACTGGATCAATTTTGACCTGAAATTACTGAGTGTTTCGATGGCTCTATCAATCGCATCATCTGATATGTAGCCTTTGCTGATTCCGTTTTTACCTATCCTGACCGCTACCTTTTCCTTGTGGAGGATTTGATTTTCATCGTTTCGATCCACAATCAATAAATGGAACGTATTCGTCCCGATATCAATGATCCCTACTCTCATATTCTTCAAAATTGCGGCTAATTTATATAGGCTATGCTGAAAAATTCTTGTAGCAGAAAGAAATATACGTTCTGCCTTATATTTTAGCCCGTGGCGTCTGGCTTTAAACCTATAAGGTTTTTAAAGCCTTATAGGTTTTCGGATACTCTACTGCTTATATTTGATTACGCATCAATGCCGATTACATGAGATTAAAGACTGAAAAAGAAAAAATAGCCCTGCTAAAAAAATTCAATCAAGAGGCAGAACAAGGAGGTGGGGAGAGAAGAATTGCCTCACAGCACGACAAAGGAAAACTAACCGCCCGAGAGCGAGTCGAATTGTTATTGGACGAAGGGACCTTTCAGGAAATCGGCAAATTGGTGGTGCATCGTGCGACCAATTTTGGTTTGGACAAGCAGCAGTTTTTGGGTGATGGTGTGGTGACGGGCTATGGCAATGTCAATGGTCGCTTGGTCTATGTGTATAGTCAGGATTTTACCGTCTTTGGTGGATCACTGTCTGAGACACATGCCGAGAAAATCGTCAAAATCATGGATCTGGCGCTGCAAAACGGTGCGCCCATCATCGGGCTCAATGATTCTGGTGGGGCTAGAATCCAGGAAGGAGTCGTGTCACTCGGAGGCTAT is part of the Reichenbachiella agarivorans genome and harbors:
- a CDS encoding Ldh family oxidoreductase; translation: MYTYEQLHQFATQIFIAIGHEEDLAKKASDVLISADLRGVDSHGIARLKGYVRLWEVNRINAKPNIRIVHETPSTATVDADAALGLISAPIAMKIAIDKAKQVGSGWVSVKNSNHYGIAGYHSMMALEEDMIGISMTNASPLVAPTFGKERMLGTNPISVAIPTLHQTPFVADMATTTAANGKLEILQRKNLDTPLGWVQDADGNPTTNAHGVKEGGALLPLGGDREHASHKGYILGSIVDIFSAVLSGANYGPWAPPFVSFMDPVADPVGEGLGHFFGAMRVDAFRPKEDFLRNMDTWVERFRKTAPIDTDNPVQIPGDYEREMEADRRINGIPLLAPVIADLKELGEKFGVTL
- a CDS encoding Ppx/GppA phosphatase family protein, which translates into the protein MRVGIIDIGTNTFHLLIVDRNDENQILHKEKVAVRIGKNGISKGYISDDAIDRAIETLSNFRSKLIQYQVDETIATATSAVRNAENKQEFIEAIKETTGINVNVLTGEEEAFLIYQGVKEFIDIQETALIMDIGGGSIEFILADADEIKWLQSYEIGGQRIIDQFHQSDPIQNSEITALQSFLDETLVEMVAKTKEYGAKYLIGSSGSFDTFWDMHTAIHPENIMDDPILLKSELQTINKALVSKTRDERLAIPGMISMRVDMIVGASIVTQYVMNSCHFDEVKISPFALKEGVLYHGLPDKNKA